One Malania oleifera isolate guangnan ecotype guangnan chromosome 10, ASM2987363v1, whole genome shotgun sequence genomic region harbors:
- the LOC131165778 gene encoding uncharacterized protein LOC131165778, which translates to MTFLHCRFHLPLSPIYSHNPLLLPSSILLPRIATATHSATTTQTFILTMSSSPYSSSSSSIAKPKEDPDLQKLSLNQVLKYHRQTKHSFTNYARGPRGLDWANQPNPFRRFTSAPLLPLLHFPPESEVDNPSSAQNPPLYSSLYHSLPPPKPISKSTISQLFYDSLALSAWKTTGYSQWSLRVNPSSGNLHPTEAYLIAPPIESIFDSPFVAHYAPKEHSLEVRARIPPGFFPKFFPENSFLIGISSIFWREAWKYGERAFRYCNHDVGHAIAAVAVAAAGLGWDVKILDGLGYKDLENLMGLGCYGEFKIPLQPVKGNLPGIELEHPDCVLLLFPNGVGKFDVNYEDLSLAISEFSKLEWKGVPNSLSKEHVCWDIIYRTAEAVKKPTTLSGRLSIDPFQSSLLSSEGSYKGLTVREVVRKRRSAVDMDGVHVMERATFYQILLHCLPSGSRSGRKQGRQLALPFRALPWDSEVHAALFVHRVAGLQKGLYFLVRNDDHFDELKKAMNHDFRWENPEGCPDDLPLYELARGDCRQLAKQLSCHQDIAGDGCFSLGMVAHFEPTLHNKSVWMYPRLFWETGVLGQVLYLEAHAVGISATGIGCYFDDPVHELLGLRGSDFQSLYHFTVGGPVVDKRIMSLPAYPGPGIDA; encoded by the exons ATGACATTCCTCCATTGCAGGTTTCATCTTCCTCTCTCCCCAATTTACAGTCACAATCCCCTCCTCCTCCCCTCCTCCATTCTTCTCCCAAGAATCGCCACCGCCACTCATTCCGCTACCACCACTCAAACATTCATTCTCACCATGTCTTCTTCTCCTtattcatcctcttcatcttccaTAGCTAAGCCCAAAGAAGACCCTGACTTGCAGAAGCTCTCGCTCAACCAGGTGCTGAAGTACCATCGCCAGACTAAACACTCCTTCACCAACTACGCCCGAGGTCCTCGCGGTCTCGACTGGGCTAACCAACCCAACCCCTTCCGCAGATTCACTTCTGCCCCGCTCCTACCTCTCCTGCACTTTCCTCCAGAAAGTGAAGTTGACAACCCCTCGTCCGCCCAAAACCCTCCTCTGTACTCCTCACTGTACCATTCTCTTCCCCCTCCGAAACCCATTTCCAAATCCACCATCTCCCAACTCTTCTACGATTCTCTTGCGCTTTCCGCTTGGAAAACCACCGGGTATTCGCAGTGGTCGCTTCGCGTAAACCCTAGCAGCGGCAATCTCCACCCTACGGAAGCATACCTCATCGCCCCACCAATCGAATCCATCTTCGACTCGCCTTTCGTCGCGCATTACGCCCCCAAGGAGCATTCGCTTGAGGTTCGAGCTCGAATCCCGCCTGGGTTCTTTCCCAAATTCTTCCCTGAGAATTCGTTCCTCATTGGGATTTCTTCAATTTTCTGGCGCGAGGCCTGGAAGTATGGCGAGCGCGCGTTTCGGTATTGTAATCATGACGTGGGTCATGCCATTGCAGCCGTGGCTGTTGCCGCGGCGGGGCTTGGTTGGGACGTGAAAATTCTTGATGGTTTGGGTTACAAGGATTTGGAGAACCTTATGGGGCTTGGATGCTACGGTGAATTCAAAATTCCCTTGCAGCCTGTAAAAGGGAATCTTCCGGGGATTGAACTTGAGCACCCTGATTGCGTTCTTTTGCTTTTTCCTAATGGGGTTGGGAAATTTGATGTGAACTATGAAGATTTGAGTTTGGCAATATCAGAGTTCTCAAAATTGGAGTGGAAAGGAGTGCCTAATTCTCTTAGCAAAGAGCATGTTTGTTGGGATATAATTTATAGAACTGCAGAAGCAGTGAAAAAGCCAACAACATTAAGCGGTAGACTTTCCATTGATCCATTTCAGAGTAGTCTTCTCTCTAGTGAAGGTTCATACAAGGGTTTGACAGTGAGGGAAGTTGTTCGAAAGCGCAGGAGTGCGGTTGATATGGATGGGGTTCATGTAATGGAGAGAGCAACTTTTTATCAAATTCTGTTACATTGTCTCCCCTCTGGTTCTAGAAGTGGGAGGAAGCAGGGGAGGCAGCTAGCATTGCCATTTCGGGCTCTTCCATGGGATTCCGAAGTGCATGCTGCTCTATTTGTCCATAGGGTTGCAGGATTGCAGAAGGGTTTGTATTTCTTGGTGAGGAATGATGATCATTTTGATGAACTTAAAAAGGCTATGAATCATGATTTTAGGTGGGAAAATCCAGAGGGGTGCCCTGATGATCTTCCCCTGTATGAACTTGCTAGAGGTGACTGTCGGCAGCTAGCCAAGCAGCTTTCGTGCCATCAG GATATTGCTGGTGATGGCTGCTTCAGCCTTGGCATGGTGGCTCATTTTGAGCCCACCTTGCACAATAAGAGTGTGTGGATGTATCCTCGGTTATTCTGGGAGACTGGAGTCCTTGGCCAGGTGCTGTATCTTGAAGCACATGCAGTTGGCATCTCTGCTACTGGGATTGGTTGTTACTTTGATGATCCTg TACATGAGCTTCTTGGCTTGAGAGGATCAGACTTTCAGAGTCTCTATCATTTTACTGTGGGAGGCCCAGTCGTGGACAAACGGATAATGAGCCTGCCTGCATATCCCGGCCCCGGCATTGATGCCTGA